One Ornithinicoccus hortensis genomic window, TGCTGGCGCTGCTCCTGCTGCCGGTCTTCCTGGTCCCGGCCAAGCTGATGGGGGACCGGCTCTCCGCGCTCACCCGGCGGCAGATGAACCTCAACGCCGAGCTGGCCACCCGGATGACCGAGCGGTTCAACGTGGCCGGCGCCCTGTTGGTGCGGCTGTTTGGCCGCCCCGAGGAGGAGAACCGGGAGTATGCGGCACGCGCGGCCGGGGTCCGCGACGCCGGGGTCTCGATCGCGCTGAACCGGGCGGTGTTCATGGCCGGCCTGGCCATGGTCGCCGCGCTCGCGACCGCCCTCGTCTACGGGATGGGCGGGCTGATGGCCGTCGCCGGCCAGCTGTCGGTGGGCACGCTGGTGGCGATGGCCGCCCTGATCGGGCGCGTCTATGGGCCGCTCACGGCGCTGTCCAACGCCCGGGTCGACATCATGACCGCGCTGGTCTCCTTCGAGCGGATCTTCGAGGTGCTCGACCTCGAACCGTTGGTGACCGAGGCTCCCGACCCGACCGCAGTCCCCGATGGGCCGGTCGGGGTGGAGCTGGACGGCGTGACCTTCGCCTACCCCTCCGCCGAGGAGGTGTCGGTGGCCTCCCTCGAGCAGCGGCCGGGCGCGGAGCACGAGGACGGACGGCCCGTGCTGCGCGGGGTGACCGCCCGGATCGAGCCCGGCCAGCTGGTCGCCTTAGTCGGCCCCAGCGGCGCCGGCAAGACCACGTTGACCAACCTGGTCCCCCGGTTGTACGACCCGAGCGAGGGGACCGTCCGGGTCGGTGGGGTGGACCTGCGCGAGGTCGAGCTCGGGTCGCTGCGGGAGACGGTGGGCGTGGTCACCCAGGAGGCCCACATGTTCAACGACTCTATCCGGGCCAACCTGCTGTATGCCGACCCCGCGGCCACCGAGGACGCCATCTGGGAGGCGTTGCGGGCCGCGCAGGTCGAGGCCCTGGTGTCCTCGCTGCCGGACGGCCTGGACACGGTGGTGGGGGACCGGGGCCACCGGCTGTCCGGGGGCGAGAAGCAACGGCTCGCGCTGGCCCGGCTGCTGCTGCGCTCACCCCGGGTGGTGGTGCTGGACGAGGCGACCGCCCACCTGGACAGCGAGTCCGAGGCGGCCGTGCAACGGGCCCTGGACGCCGCGCTCGAGGGCCGGACCTCGCTGGTCATCGCGCACCGGCTGTCCACCATCCGGGACGCCGACCAGATCCTGGTCCTCGACCGGGGCCGGATCGTGCAGCGCGGGACGCACCAGGAGCTGCTGGCCGAGGGCGGGCTCTACCGGGTGCTGCACGACACGCAGTTCCGGGAGCAGCCCCGCGAGCGCCGGGGCTGACGGGCGAGGCCCACTGGTAGACGGTTGGGGGCACTGGTGGCACGGTCGACCGTGCTACCAGTGCCCCGAACGTTCTCCTAGTCGCGGACGGTGACACCTCCGGCAGCCGCGAACGGCTCCGGCACCGGGGCGCAGCCGGTTAGCCGTCCTCCTCGTCCCAGATCCGGACCTTCTTGGGGCGGGCGGGGACGGGCGTGCCGTCGGTCGCGGTCCGCTCCTGCGCCTGGGCGTCCAGGTAGTCCCGGCGAGCGAAGACGACGACCATGACGAACCCGATCGGGGAGGTGAACCACCACTGGATCGCGTAGGCGAGGTGGGGGCCCAGGTCGGTGCGGGGGCGGGCGATCGGCACGGGGCGCTCCACCTCGGGCGACTCCTCGCCCAGCACCAGGTAGCCGTCCAGCAGCGGCAGGTCCGGCCCGATCGCAGCCTGGGCGCCGGCGACGTTGATCGAGGCCAGCTGCCCCGCGGGCAGGTCCCGGCCCAGGTCAGGCTCACCGGGTCGCAGCCACCCGGTGACCGTGGCCGTCCCCTCCGGCGGGGGCGGTACCTCGGGCAGCGTCGAGGCGTCTTCCGCGTTGGCCAGCCACCCCCGGTTCACCAGCACGGCGGGGGAGCCGTCGTCCGGGACGAAGGGCACCAGCACCTCGTAGCCGAAGGTGCCGTCGAACGGCCGGTTGCGGACCATCAGCTGGTCCTGCGCGCGGTAGCTCCCGGTCGCGGTCACCCGGGTCCACTCCTCGGCCTGGGTGACCGGCTCGGTGAGGTCGACGGTGTCGCCCAGCGGCCGCGGCTCGGCGTCGTAGTGGGCGGCCACCCGGTCCCTGTTGGCCGTCTTGTCCACGTGCTTGGAGTACTGCCAGTTGCCCAGCAGCACGGCGACGACCGCGAACACCGCGGCCAGGGCGAGCGCGCCGGCCCACTGCCGGCTCATCAGGGTGCGCAGCACGTTCGGTCAGCCGTCCTCGGGCCCGAGCTCAGCGACCGGGAGCACCTCGAGCAGGAACCCGCGCAGGGACAGGAAGCCGGACAGCGACTCCCGGTGCTCGGGGCAGGCCAACCAGACCTTGCGCCGGTCGGGCGCGTGCACCGAGGGGTTGTTCCAGACGACGCCGTATGCCGCGCGGTCGCGACAGCCGCGCGCGCTGCAGACGAGCTCGGGGCCCGGGGTGTTGGCTGCCGTCACGGTGCGGGCGGCAGGGCCTGGTTCGGTGACTGCACCGTCCCGGCCGGCCGGCGCCGCTGGTCCACGGCGTTGGCCAGCATCACGGCGAAGGAGGGCATCACCACGGCCACCAGACCCAGGGTCCACCCCACGACGGCCCACCCGCTGACGAGCGCCCACACCGCCAGCGGGAAGCAGACGGTCCGGAAAGCCATCGCGATCAGGTAGGTGCGCATCCGCTTCCTGCGGTCCTCGGCGGGCGATGCTGCCACGCTCGTGACCGACTGGGGGGTATGGGACCTGCGCACCCCTCCACGATACGACTACCGTGTGCGGGGTGAGCACCCAGCATCCAGAAGAATCTGCCCGGACCGTCCTGGTGACCGGAGGCAACCGGGGCATCGGCCTGGCCATCGCCCGCGAGTTCGCCGCCGCCGGGGACGAGGTCCTGATCACCCACCGCAGCGGGGAGCCGCCGGAGGGGCTGCGCGGCGTGATCGCCGACGTCACCGACTCCGACAGCGTCGACGCCGCCTTCACCCAGGCCGAGGAGATCTTCGGCCGGCCGGTGGAGGTCCTCGTGGCCAACGCGGGCATCACCAAGGACACCCTGCTGATGCGGATGAGCGACGAGGACTTCGAGTCCGTGCTGGACACCAACCTCACCGGGGCCTTCCGGTGCGCGCGCCGCGCCGCCAAGGGGATGATCCGGGCCCGCAAGGGGCGGATCATCCTGATCTCCTCGGTCGTCGGCCTCTACGGCTCGCCCGGGCAGGCCAACTATGCCGCGTCCAAGTCGGCGCTGGTGGGGCTCGCCCGCTCGATCACCCGGGAGCTGGGCAGCCGCAACATCACCGCCAACGTGGTCGCCCCCGGGTATATCGACACGGAGATGACCGGCGAACTGCCCGAGGAGCGCAAGAAGCAGTACCTCAGCGCGATCCCCGCGGGACGCTTCGCCTCGCCCGAGGAGGTCGCCCGCGTGGTGCGCTTCCTGGCGGGCCCGGACGCGGCCTACATCTCCGGTGCGGTGGTGCCCGTTGACGGCGGCCTCGGCATGGGTCACTGAGAAGTGGCCCGGGACGACTATTCTGCCCCCATGCTCCTCGACGGCAAGAAGCTTCTGCTCACCGGTGTCCTGATGGAGTCATCCATCGCCTTCCACGTGGCCAAGTTGGCCCAGGAGCAGGGGGCGGAGGTGGTGTTGACCTCGTTCGGCCGGACCTTCCGGATCACCCAGTCGATCGCCAAGCGTCTTCCGGTGGAGGCCCCGGTGATCGAACTGGACGTGGCCAACCAGGAGCACCTGGACACCCTGGCCGAGCGCCTCGGGGAGCACGTGGACGCGCTCGACGGGGTGTTGCACTCCATCGGGTTCGCCCCCAAGGGCGCATTCAACTTCCTCGACGCGACCTGGGAGGACGCGGCGACGGCGCTGCAGGTCTCCGCGTTCTCGCTGAAGGCGCTGTCGGTGGCCACGCTGCCGCTGCTGAAGGAGGGCGGCTCGGTCGTCGGGCTGACCCTCGACGCGAGCTACGCCTGGCCGGTCTACGACTGGATGGGCGTGGCCAAGGCGGCCTTCGAGTCCACCAGCCGCTACCTGGCCCGGGACCTCGGACCCAAGGGGATCCGGTGCAACCTGGTGTCGGCCGGTCCGATCGCCACGACCGCCGCCAAGTCCATCCCGATGTTCGACCAGTTCGCCCGGTGGGGGGAGCACTCCCCGCTCGGCTGGGACATCAAGGACCCGGAGCCGGCCGCCCGCGCGTGCATCGCGCTGCTGTCCGACTGGTTCCCCGCCACCACCGGCGAGATCGTGCACGTGGACGGCGGCTTCCACGCGATGGGGTTCTGAGTGCCCCAGGAGAGCGCACCCGACGCGGCCCCCGTGCACGTCCGTGAGGTCCGGCTGCTGGAGGGCCCCAACCTCTACTTCCCGCGGCCGACGGTCAAGGTCAGCATCGACATACCGGGCTACCAGTCCGCGAGCCAGGGGCAGATGCAGGACCTGGCCGACCGCCTGGGCCTGCGCCGGGTCGCCCCGGGCAAGCCGCACACCGAGCAGCGGCACCGCTTCCTGGTGCGGCTGGTCAGCACCGTCGTGCGACGGATCGCCGAGGCCAGCGGGACCCGGCTCGGGGTGCGCGGCCGCCCCACGTCGGACCTGGACAGCATCGTGGTCGCCTTCCCCTGGCGGCACCGGGGACGGGCACTGGCGATGGGGGAGTCGCTGCAGCCCGCGCTGACCGAGCTGCTGGCGGGGGCAGATCCCGCCGGGCCGCTCGCGGAGGCGGCCTCGGCCGTCACCGGCGCGGAGCCCGGTGACCGTCCGACCCTGGTGCGCCCGCGGATCCCCGTGGTCTCGGTCACCGGGACCAACGGCAAGACCTCAACCACCCGGTTGCTCGCCCACATGTCGATGACCTGCGGCAACCGCACCGGGTGGAGCTCCACCGAGGGCGTCTTCATCCAGGGGGACCAGGTCGTCGCCGGCGACTACTCCGGCCCCTCCGGCGGTCGCCACGTGCTGGCGGACCGCAGCGTGCAGGTGGGGATACTGGAGACCGCCCGGGGCGGGCTGCTGCTCAAGGGCATGGGCGTGGCGCACAACAACGTCTCGGTGGTCACCAACGTGACCGCCGACCACCTCGGCACCCAGGGGATCGACACAGTCGACCAGCTGGCCGAGGTGAAGAGCATCATCACCCGGGTCACCCGCAAGGACGGCTGGGTCGTCCTCAACGGGGACGACCCGCGCGTCCGGTCGATGGCGGCCAGCGCCAGCGGCCGGATCTGGATGTTCAGCCTGCACCCCGACTCCCCGGCGCTGCGGGAGACCCTCGACAAGTGTGGCCGCGGCATCACCGTGCTCGAGGACGCCATCGTGATCCTGCGCCGGGACGCCGACCCCGACCGGTTGATCCGGGTGCTGGACGTCCCGATGACCCTGTCCGGGCTGAGCCAGCACAACATCGCCAACGCCCTCGCGGCCACGGCGGCGGCACTGGCCCTAGGGCTGCCGCGGGAGGGGGTGGTCGAGGGCCTGCGCACCTTCACCCCCGACCTGCAGCACAACCCGGGCCGGATGAACGTCTGGACCATCCCGGTCCCCGGTGGCGGGAGCGGCACGGTCATCGTCGACCTGGCGCACAACGAAGCCGGCCTCGAGGCCCTGTGCGACGTCGCCGAGGGGCTGCGTCCTCCCGGGGCCCGGATCCACCTGGGCCTGGGCGGCGTCGGCGACCGCACCGACGAGATCCTGGGCGGGCTCGGCGAGATCGCCGGACGCCGGGCCGACCGGGTCCAGATCACCCACAAGGGCCACTACCTGCGCGGCCGGAGCGTGGAGGACCTGGAGGAGCAGTTCGTCCGGGGGCTGGCCAACGTCGGCGCGGTGGCCAGCGGATCCTCCCCGACCGAGGTCGAGGGCCTGGCCGCCATGGTCGACTCGATGACCGACGGGGACGTGGTCTGCCTGATGTGCCACGCCGAGCGCGGCGCGGTGGTCGAGTGGCTCGAGGAGCACGGCGCGACCCCGGACGGGGGACGCCAGATCCGCAAGAAGGTCATCGCCGCCCGCGGTGAGCATGAGCTCGAGGCGGTCCTCAACGCGATCGGTGAGCGGCCGGTCCAGGAGCGGGTCGAGGCGGCCCGCACGCTGCTCGACCAGTCGCCGGACGACCCGCGGCTGATCTACGAGCTCGCCTCGGCGCTGGACCATGCCGGTGACGAGAGCCAGGCCGTCACGTACTACCGCCGGGCGCTGGCCGGCGGGCTCCGGGAGCCGCACCGGTTCCGCGCCCAGGTCGGGCTGGCCTCGACGCTGCGCAACCTGGACCAGCAGCCGGAGGCGGCGGACCTGCTCGATGAACTGGCCGCCATCCGGCCCGACAGCGCGGTCGTGGTGGTCCTGCAGGCCCTGGTCGACGCCGACCAGGACAACCCGCGGGTCGGCGTGGCGCGACTGGTGGAGTACGTCATGCAGCACGCCACCGGCTCCGACGACAGCGGCTACCGCCGGGCCATGCGCAACTACGCCCAGGAGCTGGAACGCTTCACCGCGGCGTTGCGCGGCGAGGACGCCCGCTGAGCCGACGCCGGTCAGCAGGCCGCGGCGAGCGCGTAGTGCACGTGGGTCGCGTAGGGCGAGCTCCACGTGCCGAGGATCTCCAGGTCCAGGTCCTGCCCGAAGCCGGCGAACAGGAGCTTGCCGCCGCCGAGCACGACCGGCGCGGTGGAGATCGCCAGCTCGTCGACGACACCCGCGGCCAGACCCTGGCGGATCAGGTCGGCACCCCCGCCGAGGGAGACCGCCTCAGGCGCCGACGGACTCGTACATGCCGCGCCCGACGATGCCGCAGCCCGGGCCCGCGGTCACCTCCGCGTAGAACTCCCGGTCGGCACCCTGCATACCTGCGGGGTCGCGGTCGGTGTCGCCGTGGCTCCAGGGACCGCCCATCACCCAGTAGTGCAGCCGTTCACCGCCGACGCCCAGGCCGTGTTCGGGACCGTCCTGTGGCCCGACGACGTACCCGTCGACGGAGACGGTGATGGCCGCGATGACCGTGCCCATGATTCCTCCTGTGTCGCTGTGTGACGACGAGGTAGACCGCCGGGGTCGGCGGGAATCATCGGCCGGGGGACGCCCCCCACCGGGGGTCAGGGGGACTCGGCCGCCGGAGCCTCCGCCTCGGT contains:
- a CDS encoding ABC transporter ATP-binding protein, whose product is MTIGRGQGPGAVVRGFTKDGAVTDHRLQRGTVRRVAAYGRRFLPQITVFLVLTVLAAALVTAVPLVLRAIIDDGVVPGDRRVVIVLGGLVAVLALLEALLTVAIRLYSARIGEGLILDLRSEVFAHVLRQPIAFFTRAQTGALVNRLNTDVIGAQQAFTSILSGLVSNLVSLALTLGVLVTMSWQITLLALLLLPVFLVPAKLMGDRLSALTRRQMNLNAELATRMTERFNVAGALLVRLFGRPEEENREYAARAAGVRDAGVSIALNRAVFMAGLAMVAALATALVYGMGGLMAVAGQLSVGTLVAMAALIGRVYGPLTALSNARVDIMTALVSFERIFEVLDLEPLVTEAPDPTAVPDGPVGVELDGVTFAYPSAEEVSVASLEQRPGAEHEDGRPVLRGVTARIEPGQLVALVGPSGAGKTTLTNLVPRLYDPSEGTVRVGGVDLREVELGSLRETVGVVTQEAHMFNDSIRANLLYADPAATEDAIWEALRAAQVEALVSSLPDGLDTVVGDRGHRLSGGEKQRLALARLLLRSPRVVVLDEATAHLDSESEAAVQRALDAALEGRTSLVIAHRLSTIRDADQILVLDRGRIVQRGTHQELLAEGGLYRVLHDTQFREQPRERRG
- a CDS encoding SURF1 family protein, with protein sequence MLRTLMSRQWAGALALAAVFAVVAVLLGNWQYSKHVDKTANRDRVAAHYDAEPRPLGDTVDLTEPVTQAEEWTRVTATGSYRAQDQLMVRNRPFDGTFGYEVLVPFVPDDGSPAVLVNRGWLANAEDASTLPEVPPPPEGTATVTGWLRPGEPDLGRDLPAGQLASINVAGAQAAIGPDLPLLDGYLVLGEESPEVERPVPIARPRTDLGPHLAYAIQWWFTSPIGFVMVVVFARRDYLDAQAQERTATDGTPVPARPKKVRIWDEEDG
- a CDS encoding DUF3099 domain-containing protein; protein product: MRRSHTPQSVTSVAASPAEDRRKRMRTYLIAMAFRTVCFPLAVWALVSGWAVVGWTLGLVAVVMPSFAVMLANAVDQRRRPAGTVQSPNQALPPAP
- a CDS encoding beta-ketoacyl-ACP reductase, whose translation is MSTQHPEESARTVLVTGGNRGIGLAIAREFAAAGDEVLITHRSGEPPEGLRGVIADVTDSDSVDAAFTQAEEIFGRPVEVLVANAGITKDTLLMRMSDEDFESVLDTNLTGAFRCARRAAKGMIRARKGRIILISSVVGLYGSPGQANYAASKSALVGLARSITRELGSRNITANVVAPGYIDTEMTGELPEERKKQYLSAIPAGRFASPEEVARVVRFLAGPDAAYISGAVVPVDGGLGMGH
- the fabI gene encoding enoyl-ACP reductase FabI translates to MLLDGKKLLLTGVLMESSIAFHVAKLAQEQGAEVVLTSFGRTFRITQSIAKRLPVEAPVIELDVANQEHLDTLAERLGEHVDALDGVLHSIGFAPKGAFNFLDATWEDAATALQVSAFSLKALSVATLPLLKEGGSVVGLTLDASYAWPVYDWMGVAKAAFESTSRYLARDLGPKGIRCNLVSAGPIATTAAKSIPMFDQFARWGEHSPLGWDIKDPEPAARACIALLSDWFPATTGEIVHVDGGFHAMGF
- a CDS encoding tetratricopeptide repeat protein; this encodes MPQESAPDAAPVHVREVRLLEGPNLYFPRPTVKVSIDIPGYQSASQGQMQDLADRLGLRRVAPGKPHTEQRHRFLVRLVSTVVRRIAEASGTRLGVRGRPTSDLDSIVVAFPWRHRGRALAMGESLQPALTELLAGADPAGPLAEAASAVTGAEPGDRPTLVRPRIPVVSVTGTNGKTSTTRLLAHMSMTCGNRTGWSSTEGVFIQGDQVVAGDYSGPSGGRHVLADRSVQVGILETARGGLLLKGMGVAHNNVSVVTNVTADHLGTQGIDTVDQLAEVKSIITRVTRKDGWVVLNGDDPRVRSMAASASGRIWMFSLHPDSPALRETLDKCGRGITVLEDAIVILRRDADPDRLIRVLDVPMTLSGLSQHNIANALAATAAALALGLPREGVVEGLRTFTPDLQHNPGRMNVWTIPVPGGGSGTVIVDLAHNEAGLEALCDVAEGLRPPGARIHLGLGGVGDRTDEILGGLGEIAGRRADRVQITHKGHYLRGRSVEDLEEQFVRGLANVGAVASGSSPTEVEGLAAMVDSMTDGDVVCLMCHAERGAVVEWLEEHGATPDGGRQIRKKVIAARGEHELEAVLNAIGERPVQERVEAARTLLDQSPDDPRLIYELASALDHAGDESQAVTYYRRALAGGLREPHRFRAQVGLASTLRNLDQQPEAADLLDELAAIRPDSAVVVVLQALVDADQDNPRVGVARLVEYVMQHATGSDDSGYRRAMRNYAQELERFTAALRGEDAR
- a CDS encoding dihydrofolate reductase family protein; the encoded protein is MIRQGLAAGVVDELAISTAPVVLGGGKLLFAGFGQDLDLEILGTWSSPYATHVHYALAAAC